AGCGAGGGCCGGTTCAAGAGCGCCTGGGCCAGCCCCAGCCGCTGCGTCATCCCCTTGGAGAAGGTCCGGAGCGGCTTTGAGGCGTGCCGGCCCAGCCCCAGCCGCTCGAGCAGCTCAGACCCGCGGGCGCGGCGCTCTCCGCGCGGCATGCCGAAGAGGGAACCCGCCAGGTCCAGGTACTCGGTCGCGGTGAGGTGGTCGTAGAAGCAGGGATTCTCGGGCAGGTAGCCCAGGCGGCGGCGCGCCTCGGGATCGCGGGGATCGCGTCCTTCGATCCGGACGACGCCCGAGGTCGGTCGCGAGAGGCCGAGGAGAATCTTGATCGTGCTCGTCTTCCCCGCGCCGTTGGGGCCGAGGAGGCCGAAGATCTCGCCCCGCTCGAGGGTGAGCGAGATGCCGTTCACCGCCGCGAAGGGGCGCAGCGTCATGGGGTCGCGATAGACCTTGTGCAGCCCCTCGATCGAGAGCGGCGCCAGGGTCTCCACGGCGTGCAGTCCGGGAAGGGTCGCCCCGGTCTCCACGCGCGCCCGCGCGCCCGTTTCGCTCGCTGCCATCGGATGGATCTCCTGTGGATTGCTTGTGGTGCCACCCCGAGGACGGCAAGATCGGTGCCATGCCCGTCCGCGCCGCGCCGTGACGCCGCGCGGCCCCTCTACCATGGAAATGAGGAAGGG
The window above is part of the Candidatus Binatia bacterium genome. Proteins encoded here:
- a CDS encoding ABC transporter ATP-binding protein, translated to MAASETGARARVETGATLPGLHAVETLAPLSIEGLHKVYRDPMTLRPFAAVNGISLTLERGEIFGLLGPNGAGKTSTIKILLGLSRPTSGVVRIEGRDPRDPEARRRLGYLPENPCFYDHLTATEYLDLAGSLFGMPRGERRARGSELLERLGLGRHASKPLRTFSKGMTQRLGLAQALLNRPSLLVLDEPMSGLDPVGRAEVKRLLRDERGRGATVLLSSHVLAETEALCDRVGILASGRLLETGSVPGLLAGGVREWEIAADRIPERVEVTLRAAGHRAERVGSRWVVRVADAAALQEVLRTLLAHDVTVHAVEPRRPTLEEHFMAVLGRAEASR